A part of Planococcus sp. MB-3u-03 genomic DNA contains:
- a CDS encoding glycosyltransferase: MNILITATVVLFWILLLFYSAVTIGGVWYRLRFRNPPKIKHYPSVAVLIPAHNEEIVIENTLRAMARLKYEGKLDIYLLDDSSKDGTAAIVQEFAEVFSRIHYIPVPPGNPKGKSRVLNYGLSVTDSDYFVVYDADNEPEPDALEKLVQAAETVPNAAGAVGYVKTKNVDTNVLTRMIALEFQVFQLLMQCGRWALFRLGSLAGTNMLLRRSVIEKLGGYDVYALAEDAELTVRLTAAGYVLPVIPTSRTWEQEPETLKAFIKQRTRWLTGNLYLLEKSMKDWSHWRGRTFVLSLQHLFTYLIFVLMLLISDIFFILSISGVDIPNIGAPLMMLWFMTYIVYTAQLLSALVVDRNVSLTNVLYVLVMYFTYAQLFILLLIRSVATYTWSKLRKKRLPGTKPSASKGEWIHEEMALAGDDCGNARCLQRGSERTVAAT, encoded by the coding sequence ATGAATATACTCATCACTGCCACAGTTGTCCTGTTTTGGATTTTGCTGCTGTTCTATTCCGCGGTGACGATCGGGGGCGTCTGGTACCGGCTGCGGTTCCGCAACCCGCCGAAGATCAAACATTATCCGAGCGTGGCCGTGTTGATCCCTGCACATAACGAGGAAATCGTCATCGAAAATACATTGCGCGCCATGGCTCGGCTGAAATACGAGGGCAAACTCGATATTTATCTATTGGATGATAGTTCCAAGGATGGGACAGCTGCTATCGTTCAAGAATTTGCGGAAGTCTTTTCGCGTATCCATTACATTCCTGTGCCGCCCGGAAATCCGAAGGGTAAATCACGGGTCTTGAACTACGGTTTGAGTGTGACGGATTCGGATTATTTTGTCGTATACGATGCCGACAACGAACCCGAGCCGGATGCGTTGGAGAAATTGGTCCAGGCGGCAGAAACGGTACCGAACGCTGCAGGGGCGGTCGGATATGTCAAAACGAAAAATGTCGATACGAATGTGTTGACCCGTATGATCGCACTCGAATTCCAAGTGTTCCAACTGCTCATGCAATGCGGCCGCTGGGCTCTTTTCAGACTTGGGTCTCTCGCCGGTACAAATATGCTTCTGCGCCGTTCGGTCATCGAGAAACTCGGAGGCTATGATGTGTATGCCTTGGCAGAGGATGCCGAACTGACAGTCCGTCTGACAGCTGCAGGTTATGTTTTGCCCGTCATTCCGACTTCCCGCACTTGGGAACAGGAGCCTGAAACATTGAAAGCGTTCATCAAGCAACGGACGCGCTGGCTGACTGGCAACTTGTATTTGCTGGAAAAATCAATGAAGGATTGGTCGCACTGGAGAGGCAGAACTTTCGTGCTTAGTTTGCAGCATCTCTTCACATACCTGATTTTTGTGTTGATGTTGCTGATTTCGGACATCTTTTTCATCCTAAGCATTTCCGGAGTTGATATCCCGAACATCGGTGCGCCGCTCATGATGCTTTGGTTTATGACCTATATCGTCTATACCGCGCAGCTTTTGAGTGCGCTCGTCGTCGATCGGAATGTTTCATTGACCAATGTGCTGTATGTGCTGGTCATGTACTTCACGTATGCCCAACTGTTCATCTTGCTGCTGATCCGCAGCGTTGCAACATATACATGGAGCAAATTGCGCAAAAAACGATTGCCTGGGACAAAACCCAGCGCTTCAAAGGGAGAGTGGATTCATGAGGAAATGGCTCTTGCCGGTGATGACTGTGGCAATGCTCGCTGCCTGCAGCGAGGAAGCGAACGAACCGTCGCCGCAACCTGA
- the galU gene encoding UTP--glucose-1-phosphate uridylyltransferase GalU, translating to MKITKAIIPAAGLGTRFLPATKAMPKEMLPIVDKPTIQYIVEEAIASGITSIIIVTGKGKRAIEDHFDHAFELEHLLKEQGKLDVLDSVLATSEVEIHYIRQKQPLGLGHAIWSGRHFIGDEPFAVLLGDDIVQNDPPALHQLIEQFEKTESPVIGVKEVSDSETHRYGIVAPSEIDGALMKVDHFVEKPEPGHAPSNFAIMGRYVLTPEIFRLLAEQEPGAGGEIQLTDAIEKLNAIRPVQAFAFEGKRYDVGEKYGFIETTIEFALQRPELKAQLLDLFEKKLAEEKAGQ from the coding sequence ATGAAGATCACAAAAGCAATCATCCCCGCAGCAGGTCTCGGCACCCGTTTTTTGCCGGCGACAAAAGCGATGCCAAAAGAAATGCTGCCAATTGTCGATAAGCCGACAATCCAATATATCGTTGAAGAAGCGATTGCTTCAGGCATCACCAGCATCATCATTGTTACAGGAAAAGGCAAGCGTGCCATTGAAGACCATTTCGACCATGCCTTTGAACTTGAACATCTCCTGAAAGAGCAAGGGAAGCTCGATGTGCTCGACTCGGTACTTGCTACATCAGAAGTGGAAATCCATTACATCCGCCAAAAACAGCCGCTTGGCCTCGGCCATGCCATCTGGTCGGGCAGGCATTTTATTGGAGATGAGCCGTTCGCGGTGCTGCTCGGGGATGATATTGTCCAAAATGATCCACCGGCGCTTCACCAATTAATCGAGCAGTTCGAGAAAACGGAGAGCCCGGTCATCGGAGTGAAGGAAGTAAGCGATAGTGAAACGCACCGTTATGGAATCGTTGCGCCGTCCGAAATTGACGGGGCTCTCATGAAAGTCGACCATTTTGTCGAAAAGCCGGAGCCGGGCCATGCACCTTCAAATTTCGCCATCATGGGCAGGTACGTTCTAACGCCAGAAATCTTCCGCTTATTAGCCGAACAGGAACCTGGAGCAGGTGGGGAAATCCAATTGACCGATGCCATCGAAAAGTTGAATGCGATCCGTCCTGTCCAAGCATTTGCATTCGAAGGAAAACGCTACGATGTAGGCGAAAAATACGGTTTCATCGAAACGACGATTGAATTTGCCTTGCAGCGGCCTGAATTGAAAGCGCAGTTGCTCGACCTGTTCGAAAAGAAATTGGCTGAGGAAAAGGCAGGACAATAG